One part of the Aneurinibacillus sp. REN35 genome encodes these proteins:
- a CDS encoding M20 metallopeptidase family protein: MNSKLAGAARTYADKQTDIHRAVDKYTAWTVDVRRYLHQYPEVSHKETKTASYIREQLENMGLLTQSYTGKDVVAYIEGSKPGRTVALRADIDALPIQEETDLPFASQHPGVMHACGHDGHTAILLGAARALLEADAVFSGRIKLIFQHAEEVVPGGASELVAAGVLEDVDAIFGLHLWQNTNLGVVEACAGPIMAGSDSFSIKIQGKGGHGSMPHLTVDPIVIASHLVTQMQTVVSRSLDPIYPAVISVGQIHAGDTYNIIPDTACLEGTVRYFHPDVQAVIPGLLERLANGVCASFGAEASCEYVKGDPSVINDPRMNAIVEQVAHTIMGETKVRPAVPSMAGEDFSYYLQRVPGAYFFLGIGGSEAQYGHHHPRFTIDESMLPVGSKLLAGIAIAYLEQEG; this comes from the coding sequence ATGAACAGCAAGTTAGCAGGCGCTGCGCGTACGTATGCGGACAAGCAAACAGATATACATCGTGCCGTAGATAAGTATACGGCATGGACGGTAGACGTGCGACGCTACCTCCACCAATACCCGGAAGTGTCGCATAAGGAAACGAAAACAGCATCTTATATCCGCGAGCAGTTAGAGAATATGGGATTGCTTACACAATCGTATACAGGTAAGGATGTTGTCGCCTATATCGAAGGCAGCAAACCTGGCAGAACGGTCGCGCTGCGTGCTGATATAGATGCCTTACCCATTCAGGAAGAGACGGACTTACCATTTGCATCGCAGCACCCAGGTGTGATGCATGCTTGTGGGCATGATGGTCATACGGCCATTCTGTTGGGGGCAGCCCGCGCATTGCTTGAGGCCGATGCGGTGTTTTCTGGGCGCATTAAGCTGATCTTCCAGCATGCCGAGGAGGTAGTACCAGGGGGAGCTTCCGAGCTTGTAGCAGCCGGTGTGCTTGAGGATGTTGATGCCATATTTGGGCTGCATTTATGGCAAAATACAAACCTTGGTGTTGTAGAAGCGTGTGCAGGTCCTATCATGGCCGGCTCCGATTCATTTTCAATAAAAATTCAAGGAAAAGGCGGTCATGGTTCCATGCCACACCTGACAGTGGATCCGATTGTGATCGCATCGCATTTGGTTACACAGATGCAGACAGTGGTTAGTCGTTCCTTGGACCCCATCTACCCAGCCGTCATTAGCGTAGGACAAATTCATGCCGGCGATACGTATAACATCATTCCAGATACGGCTTGTCTTGAAGGGACTGTCCGTTATTTTCATCCCGATGTCCAGGCTGTGATTCCGGGCTTGCTTGAGCGGTTGGCGAACGGTGTGTGTGCCTCGTTCGGAGCGGAAGCCTCTTGTGAGTATGTAAAGGGCGATCCGTCCGTCATCAATGATCCGCGTATGAATGCAATCGTAGAGCAGGTTGCACACACGATAATGGGAGAGACAAAGGTACGTCCTGCCGTGCCAAGTATGGCAGGGGAAGACTTCTCTTATTATTTACAGCGTGTACCAGGTGCATATTTCTTCCTTGGAATTGGTGGAAGCGAGGCTCAATATGGTCATCACCATCCTCGTTTTACCATTGATGAAAGTATGCTTCCGGTCGGCAGCAAGCTTCTTGCAGGCATTGCAATTGCCTATCTAGAACAAGAGGGATGA
- a CDS encoding DUF1540 domain-containing protein, producing the protein MPQGVKCSVSNCVYYAQGNNCAAEAIMVDIDPRANVNYKEEIGEIGVSTSDKEKASYSSETCCHTFKAKNKA; encoded by the coding sequence ATGCCGCAAGGAGTTAAATGCAGCGTATCAAATTGTGTATATTACGCCCAGGGGAACAATTGCGCAGCGGAAGCGATCATGGTTGATATTGATCCACGTGCCAATGTGAACTATAAAGAAGAAATTGGTGAAATTGGCGTATCCACTAGCGACAAGGAAAAAGCATCGTATTCAAGTGAGACATGCTGTCATACGTTTAAGGCAAAAAATAAAGCATAA
- a CDS encoding DUF4190 domain-containing protein, with protein MKKPNRSGKVIPFPFREEFASEAYKPVPARRYVIQKRQNHREYEEVNEREREGGAGLGILGLIMALLAFFMMPIILGISGFVAGYIAAARGAATGRWAMGLSVVAVLLTLLLRLFY; from the coding sequence ATGAAAAAACCGAATCGTTCGGGCAAGGTCATTCCATTTCCGTTTCGTGAAGAATTCGCTTCGGAAGCATACAAGCCAGTACCGGCACGGCGTTATGTCATTCAGAAAAGACAGAACCACAGGGAATATGAAGAAGTGAATGAGCGCGAGAGAGAAGGCGGAGCAGGTCTTGGCATTCTTGGGCTAATCATGGCCCTGCTTGCCTTTTTTATGATGCCGATTATACTCGGGATCTCTGGTTTTGTAGCTGGATATATTGCAGCTGCACGGGGAGCCGCAACCGGACGTTGGGCAATGGGGCTGTCCGTGGTCGCGGTATTGCTCACGCTGCTGCTGCGCTTGTTTTATTAA
- a CDS encoding helix-turn-helix domain-containing protein, whose amino-acid sequence MEKIHIKIGRNLQRLRKNRGLSLDKTAELTGVSKAMLGQIERGESNPTVTTVWKIASGLRISFSSLIEEETPSVSVINWEELTPITEDDGRYQVYSLFPFDQEKQFEMYTVLLAPTCIHYSEAHTQGVQEYITVTEGTLHLTLQGIEYTIHAGNAIRFAADTPHKYANPTDKTTRLQLLLYYPA is encoded by the coding sequence ATGGAAAAAATACACATAAAAATCGGACGTAACCTTCAGCGCCTGCGAAAAAACCGGGGACTCAGCCTCGATAAAACAGCAGAACTAACCGGGGTCAGCAAAGCAATGCTCGGACAGATCGAGCGCGGAGAATCGAACCCAACCGTGACAACCGTCTGGAAGATCGCTTCAGGTCTCCGTATTTCCTTCTCTTCACTGATTGAAGAAGAAACACCCAGCGTCTCTGTGATTAACTGGGAAGAGCTTACACCCATCACCGAAGACGACGGTCGTTATCAGGTGTACTCACTTTTTCCTTTTGATCAGGAGAAACAATTTGAGATGTATACCGTTCTTCTGGCCCCTACTTGCATACATTATTCAGAAGCACATACGCAAGGAGTGCAAGAGTATATTACGGTAACTGAAGGGACGCTACATCTGACCTTGCAGGGCATCGAGTATACCATTCACGCAGGAAATGCCATCCGATTTGCTGCTGATACGCCACATAAGTATGCCAACCCTACAGATAAGACCACACGACTGCAGTTATTGCTATACTATCCAGCATAA
- a CDS encoding AzlC family ABC transporter permease encodes MKAESVYHETKEKGTDTHESTWVDGMRAGTPIAIGYIPVAIAFGLLAKSSGIPNYVSILMSLFVFAGASQFVGVNLLALGTAYGEIILTTFILNLRHFLMSAALSQRMESMPRIWGAVLSFGITDESFTMAALRKERKLTKEFILGLNLTGFVAWNIGTWIGVFLAAGLPPMLQASMGIALYAMFIGLLVPSVRTSRIVCVVALCAMALHSALDWLPYFVSLSTGWRIIIATVTAAALGAILFPEDEQEGAKV; translated from the coding sequence ATGAAAGCGGAGTCGGTTTATCATGAAACGAAGGAAAAGGGAACGGACACACATGAATCTACATGGGTTGATGGAATGCGTGCTGGGACTCCGATTGCCATCGGATATATTCCCGTTGCCATTGCATTTGGGCTGCTGGCCAAATCATCGGGCATTCCAAACTATGTAAGTATACTTATGTCATTATTTGTTTTTGCTGGAGCAAGCCAGTTCGTTGGCGTGAACCTTCTTGCGTTAGGTACAGCTTATGGGGAAATTATACTTACGACATTTATTTTGAATTTGCGTCACTTTTTGATGTCAGCCGCACTATCACAGCGTATGGAATCAATGCCGCGCATATGGGGAGCGGTGCTTTCTTTTGGGATTACAGATGAAAGCTTTACGATGGCTGCGCTTAGAAAAGAAAGAAAATTAACAAAAGAGTTTATTCTCGGGCTAAATCTCACCGGTTTTGTGGCCTGGAATATTGGAACATGGATCGGCGTCTTTCTTGCGGCTGGCTTACCGCCCATGCTGCAGGCAAGCATGGGAATTGCGCTGTATGCGATGTTTATTGGACTTTTGGTTCCTTCCGTGCGCACATCTCGTATCGTTTGTGTAGTGGCGCTCTGTGCCATGGCGCTTCACTCCGCACTAGACTGGCTACCGTACTTTGTTTCTTTATCCACAGGCTGGCGTATCATCAT